The genomic interval cagctggcttgtcattgttgatggtgattgatattttcttttaaatataagaaacgtataaaaggaaatcatgaaggcaacaaatacgagattaggggaaattgcggatttatccggttctcactactgttataaactatgagatccaggtcattatgacataggctgcactcactgtgatttggaaagtggacaagaatatgaagagttgtctttgcctttgtgtaatggaaatggtgagtcttgaagtaggcctattcaataatttgtttacatgaagcacattgatatgccacgcatacgcattccactcagctagctaggtggctactggctaccaggctcataattcacatttaattgcaaacagaaaatgtcaagcacgcatcatgtcatacatgcatctatttccaaaggaatgaaagctgtttgtgccaacttaatatcatgcttatcattgttaatattgtgctatacatgtggcacaaacaatgtttgagtttgtggactagccatatgaatggagctggtaaaaaaaagatcattatgagaatgtgtggacagtggcacacaatgggcttaaagtgacagtgcaccatttacaaatgagataaacagcatcaaatgtgtagtatttcttaagaaatgaatactttaaaacaaaattactgtgtcattattatcatttaaataatataaaagtgttgaccttggcttcccttatgagtcgccactggcagacagcctaataaattgtttgcaggcaaatctgtggcctagcgcagtgaaatgccatcagtcaaattattactcatacttacagtgtgctccgcaatttggaaaaacaatatatatatttgtcatgtagctatccgttttgtacagattactcaggtatgcacatgtgtatattgtatgtgcatgcatatatcgtaaaagatttaaagacagaaacattgaacatattttaatctgtatttataaaaaaaaatctgtggattagatggaagtgttaaaattatgatcgatagtctaataatgccattattaagtgaagagtacctgatgacttgttcaggacttgaaaaagattgggacttggacttggactcgacttggctttgatgagacttggacttggactcgacttgcccttctctgtatttacttgggacttgacttggacttgagtgctaagacttgggacttacttgtgacttgccaaacagtgacttggtcccacctctggtttAGACTAGCATTTCTGAATTGAATATCAAACTGTTCTCTCAGACAATGGTTATTAGGTTTTCCTGTCATCACCAGTGACATGACAAGAACGGTTTTGTGcagaaatacatttgaaaacacCGGTTGATAGTCATaatttgtgttttaaagtgGAACTATAAAGTAGCAGAAATAGGGTGACCACCAACCAGACTGAAAAGGAGGACAGGTTGTGTCCAAGGGTGTTTTCACACTTGGTCCCTTTCAGCCTTCTACACAAACTCAGATCGATGACTAGTGCATATGTGAACACTCCAATCGAACTCGGGAGGTAGTTTCAGCATGGTTCCCTTTGAAGTCTGCGGTGCGGTATGCCTAATCTGTGCATTCTGAAAACAAAGCGCCCTGGGTTCACTTTCACTTTTTTCTTTGTAGCCTTTTTTATCCTCTTTGGCTTGCCATTGCCAAGATAATTATTATACGTATAAGACATATCATTAAGCTCATAAAAGGCTACAGACATTTGTAATTTGGCTACAGCCAAACAAGTAGGATAATGAATTTCTTTTCACCCAAGCTATTGGTCTCTGATAGAGTAGAAAAATCAGCGAACTTTGGATTACATTGCTCACCATTTTTCATGATCTGCATCTATTAACTGTCAAACTCTTCTTGCATGTGGCAAACATGCGAGAGAGACTGTGCAGCACAGTTAACAGGCTGCTGCTCACTTGTCATTTTGGATGCTAAAGGTTGTTGGACATAGTAACAATAACCAGTTGGGACGGGCCTACTCTAAATTAGAAAGTGTGATTGGCTGGCGTGttgacagacagttcaagaggATCTTTGCAATAACTTGAGATCAGAATTCATCCTGAAAATATATCAGAAAAAACACCAACATGGGTTATGATCATTATTTGAACCTGATAATGAATGATGATCAGAGCAACTACATAGCCCATAATTCAAAGCAGTAAGGTCTGAGACCCACACAAAAAGTATAGGGTGAACAGGAATAAAACTGAGTCCCCATCAGTGTACCAGAAAGAGATCGGATTATTTGTGAAAACAGCCTAAAAGTGAGGACAAACTGGCCAAAATGAGGACACCCCCCAGTTTCTGCTCATAGGCCTATTCCTATTGCTGAATTCCTATTCAGCCTCATGGAATTATAAGGAGAACCCTTCAAGCTCCAAGGTTCCCAATATTTTTACTCCCTGTATCACTACTACACACTTTGAATGCACACCAAAATGATCACCAAGATCTGCTTGGGTCTCAATTATCTCTAATTGCAGTGATACATTTAATAGAACAGTGTTTTGCAATGTCCTGTTATAAATGTTGATATACTTTTGTTATGGTtttcaaacatgtttttttcaaTATAATCCCACATTATATATAGAGACCAAAACTGGACGTGAGCTTTGGTGTGACCAAATTAAACTTGGTCTGCTGTTGCAGACTTAAGGCGGTGGACACAAGTTTGTACAGACACAAAATCTTGGTGATGTAAGAACATTTATTAACTGTTAACTGAGGATATTTGTCATCATTCGCATAAACTACAGACTGTGTGCAGAATGTAAAGTTTGTATGGACTGTCATCATTTTTATAGTGTGCAGAATGTATTTGCCTAAGTAGTGTCTTGATAAGTGAGAGAATGAGCAGGAATTAATCGAACAATGGTCTGTGGATGTGATGGATGCATTTTGATTGGGTGAGAACTGGGAGGCTTGTGTCTGGTGTTTTTGTCTTTGCGACtgtagcgaagggagagagcacTCACCCCACCGGGCCTTAAACCTGAGTCTCCAGGGTTCCAAACCTGCAGCTTGACTGCAACAGAAGAGCCAGGCCCgttggtatggcagtcagagtGCATAATCAACCGTAGTAACAGCACTCCGTCACAGTGACCCTGAGGATTAGTGCGGCTTTAgagtatgtactgtacatgcagaAGCTGAGCTGTCCTGCCAACTCCCACGTCTGTTTTCCAGCAGAGTGGTCAAACCAGTTTGGCAAAACCAAATACTTACGCCAACACCTCAGGGTGAAACAATTGTGAAACTTTAGCTCTCAAATGACaagacacaaaatcaaaataaagCGAAGATCAGCGTAAGAAAGAAGTCACACGAAAACAACATTTAATGTGAATCAAACAAGAGACAGATGATACTATCAACTCAAGTGACTCAGCTGAAGTTCCCTGGGAGCAGAATTAATAAATGGGATCTAATGGAAAGCGAACAGAAAGTCCGGTGAGATTACACTAAAAACTTTGATCCATGGTTTGAAGTCGATTATGTACAATTCCTGTTGACAGCATTCAAGCAGCCTACTTTCTATTGTTATAGTTACATTCATTCATCTTCACAGATAGATTCAAGtcttttaaaaatataaataaatatctataaatatactgtaataATTTAGAATAATATAAATATCTAATTATATTAGGTATCCACACTCACTAACACAAAACACTAAAACATGATAACTTTCAGGgagatgaaaataaaataaagtaatGAAATAAAATAGAGATATAATACAAACCTTGTCAGCAAAAATATTGTACACTTACAGTATGTACCAAATTTCATCTAACATTACTGATATGAAATTAGGATAACTGGTTAGAGTAATGCTTGCTTGTAAGGTGTTACTGTAACCAtgattgtattattattatttttttcaaacaAACCCACATGAGAAGGTTTCTGTCGTGTTAAAGTTGGTGACATAGCTACAGTAAATAAACAGTAAGATGAGAGAAGACCTGGTAAATCAGCAAATTATGACAAAGTCTTCTACAATGAACCAAGTGGTTACAGATTTTTCAAATGAGGAGTGAATGGCACCACCATGTGGATATTTTTTTAATTGCTACTCTATtaataacatacacacaaaaagagaTAAGATCACAGTCGGCATTACATTTCACAATACATAATGAAACATGATTTGgacttttatgtttttcagAAAAGACCTTGAACAGACATTGGGTCACTACATCTCAGACACCTTTGTCTACATTTACACACTGAGGCAATTCTGTGATACAGCAGACAAATGGTGCCTGCAGAGGGAAACAGAGGTGGACACAATGACAGACATTAAGGACAGGGCAGACCAAATTGATGCCAAGTTTGAAGATGTCAAAAAATCTAAAGAAAAGGCCAAAGCTTTCAAGAAGTATCTGTGGAGTGGCCTGACTGCAATGACTGCTGACAGCAGACgtcaggagctggagaaggagcTGGGGGCTGTTCTGAAGGACACCCTGGAAGGACTTGAGAAGCTGCAGCGGTTCCTGGAAGCTGTGGAGAAGCTGGCTGTCACGTCACTCTTCGTGTTTACAGATGGCCGCTACCTGCCCAAAGGGGTAAACGCTGTGGATGTCCATTCGGTTATCTTTGCCGCAAGGATGGCTGCTCCTCTTCTTGTCCATTTCAAGAGGGATGACGCTGCTTTCTTCCTCCCCAGCCTGAATAATGTGGACGTGCTGGCCTTCCAGCTGGAGAAATACATACACATCTCACAACAGCTCTGTGAACGGATCAGGGAAAGGTTAAAATTGACTTAAACCAAGAATGCCTCTTGCAGCAAAGATCTAACTTCTATCGatgttatataatatataacttGTGTGTATATAGTAATAATTAGTATCTAAACTTTAGATATATTTTCCATCCCTCAGATTGAAGAACAAATTCTACACAGGAGATGGCAATAGGTTGGGACTAATAATTATCTCACATACTATTTTACTGTGCATTGTTATTATATATGTTGCAAAACTCCAATGGCTACTGAAATGTTTTTCAGGAAAAGTAATGATGAATTTCACCTTCATGTGGACACGAGTGAGGTGTCTATCCAAATGATGCTTAATCATGTGGACCAGTTAAACTACATCAGGCAAGTGTCCAGGAAATATTTCAGTTTTCTGCTGCATGTTTCCCCCCTTACTATGGTTGTTCATTTTCAACATGATGCTTAATCAAGATTTTCAAATGAAGCAAGCAGCACATGATAGCAGGCCCTCTGCACCAACCCCTGGAGAGATCACTAGGGTGGGGGGTTAGGGACTTTATGTCACCTTGAATGACAATTATATTTGTCACTAATCtactttttttttcaggagaaACCAGGACATCAGGCTGACATTCCTCTTCCACGAAGCTGCTCTGACCTTCATTGGCCTGTTCTGTCAACGCCATGACAGGATGCGCCAGTTCCTCTGTGACCTGACGGCCAGCGCAGACCAGCTAGACAGGATGAAGCTGGGGGCCAGCATCTCCAGTGTGGCGGGCAGCTCAGTGGGGGTGGCAGGTGGAGCCCTGTCCATAGCAGGCCTGGCTCTGGCCCCAATGACCGCCGGCGTGTCCCTCATCCTCACCATGACCGGCGTCGGCCTCGGGGTGGCCAGCGGCGTCAACAGCCTGGCCACCGGCATCACTGGGATGGTCGTCAACAGCAAGCACAGCAAACAGGCAAACGGCATCTTTCAGAGTTTCATGGAGGACGTACAGAGCATTCTGGACTGCGTGGAGCACGTGGCCAGTCACACAGGGCCTATCGTAGAGCCAGGGAAGGCAGAAATCTTGTTGGGGACTGGCCGGGTCGTGGCTAAAGTGTTCGGGTTGGGGAAGGGCATCGATGCCCTGGTGGACGGTGCCTCTGCCTTGAAGGTGATTGGCAGCAAGCAGGTGGCCACAGGCGCCACCAAGGTGGGTCTGAAGGAGGTCAAATCAACCAAGAACTTCCAAAACCTAGCGGCGGAAGCATCCGACCTCGGACAGCTGGCCAAAGGCACCCCGCTGGCCCTGTCCAGCTCAGCTCGCTCCGGGTTCATGGCGCTCAACTCGCTCTTCATCGGCCTGGACATCTTCTTCATCTACAAAGACGGCACTAGTCTGGCCAGGGGGAATAGGAGCAAAGTGGCCCAGCTCATTCGCTCCAGGACAGCTCTGTGGCGCTCAGAGCTGGACTCCTGGGAGAAGATGCACGACTCCCTGTGCAGAGGGATCTGGAGGttcaggaggagctggaggatcCTGGAGACACCATTTTACCCCAAACAACTGAGCTGAAgataggaagagagaagagagagatgactgAGGGATGGGTACATATGAGAAACTCAATATCTAAAGGTTTTCTATTTATAATCATCATATTATTAGCTCACATTCCCTCTTCGTGTCACATACCAGAGGAGCAGTAGCAGCTGTTGCCACCAGAGGGGGCAGTCCTCCTCTAGAAGGGGCCACACCTCTCACTGGACACAATGATCAGCTATTCACCTGTGGCACATTCCTGAGCAGTCACATGCAACTCACAGGCACATGTTTGCATGTTTATGCTCTGGTGAGATTTCAGCAGTTTATGGACTCTTTTGCTTACTACGTACTTATGTAATATCCGAGTGAAGATGTTGATTGATacattaacctgttgaggagtgaattctttaagacaatgccgttccccagagagtgaattattttcctggctccttctagaattctacgcgaacgttctatagtttcagtgttcttaaaATTGTTTAATGGCAGAAAAGTCCCTGAGGGTAATTGTTGCATCATGTTATAGAACCTTCTTCGAAAacgttctaatcacatatttgtgattgtactcccaggggcccagctgcatctgatcacatatttgtgaccgtactcctcaacaggttaaggaTAGTGTGTTATTTACCCTCCCCTGAATTGAATGCCAGTAACAAATAataatgtttaatgtttgtttgttttaactcTATTATATGCACACAGTCTTAAAAACATCATAAATCATTTCAAATATACAGGTAACACTTATCTTATCTGCCCTGTCCTTGATGTCTCTCATGGCCACCACTGTCTCTCTAGAATAGATGTAtaatttttctttcttctcaaTGAAGTTCTTAATGGTGTGAATGATGGATAATGAATTTAGGGAGACAGAATGAACACTGGACCAGATCCTGGCTAAACAATTGCAGAAAGGACAAGGTGAAATGACAGACGTTGCTCTTAAAACAGACATTCTAGTATCAGTACAACTCCacatcagaaaaagttgggacgttgtgtaaaatgtgaataaaaacagaatgtgataatatacaagtcttgtaaacccatatttagcaaaaaggacatacagtagacaacatatcaaatgttgaaaatacaAAATTTTGACTATATGATGGAAAATCGTTTTTAATttcatgccagcaacatgtttcaaaaaaagttgagaCAGtgaatgtttaccactgtgctgcttcacctcttcatttaacaaaattctgtaaaagatTAGGACCTGAgaagaccagttgctagagttttgagaattaaaTGTTGTCCTATTCCTGACCAATATACTGTAGGGTTTTAGTTGTTCAACAGTATGGGGtgttcttaatcatgtttttcattccatgatgcacctaatttgacagggctggactgcagacaggccattttagcacagaCTCTTCCTCTAGAAATACTGTTttaatatgtgcagaattcattttggcattgtttcctgaaatattcatccCCTGAAATATTCATCCCtagaaaagaaaatatattgcCATCCAGGAAATATGTTGCTCAAAAGAATGtattgtgccttgccagatgtaAAAGAtgcatgctgtaggcactaatacACCTCTACACTAttatagatgttgggtttcaaactgagcactaaaataAGTCTggtaggttggatacttggatcgGCCCtatcctctttagcccagatgagtccatgatttccaggACGTTTTTCCacattacctcagtccattttaaacaagttcAGGGGCATTGCCAGCCGATTTTGCCGGGGCTTCAGCCTTGAATGCTTTGAAAGCCCCGAATGTATTTTGCAAAGTTGACTAACAAATATGAAACCATTATTCCGATAGTGCATTGTAACTTGGTGAGGTGGACCTATTTATCAAGCAGGGGtgtcctctcactctccttcatgCAGCAAATAACTTTAATGTTACCTTAGGCTACCATAAAACATTTGGACATAGGCTTGGTgcgcgcgcgcgagagagagcgacagtCAGTTCCAGGGTTCggcatgtcattgtttgcatTTGCTTTTTGCCATAATAAAGTTGTAAGGAAATCATAAAGGCATTTAGACTACAAGTTCAGGTTTGTTATCAGCCTGCCCTGCACTCACTAGCCTACAGTTTGGAGCTGGCCTATACTTACTTTGCCTTTGTAAAATCAAATTAGTGAGTCTTTAATGATTCGTTCAAgttcaggcccagataagatggtttacactagcatttctgaattgagtatcaaattGTGTATCAAAGTAgtattgagtatcaaactgtgctcatagacTTATCAGAGGTTtccctgagcccatacaatgattttatTTACATAAACTGGTTTTAATGctgtgccatctgaggtccaaaagaccacggccatcaaatattgtttttcagctctatccCTAGTTTGctaagatttctctggattctctgaatattttaatgatattatgtactgtagatgatgaactccccaaatactttacaatttcatgttaagaagcattaaaatgccATTGTTTCATCATGTATTCAcacagtgatgaatacccctacataagagactgcctctctgggatgctctttttcataccaaATTATGTTGCCAgctaccctaattagttgtgaaacattcctccttttgttttctttatcattacacaacttttctagCATTTTGTTACTCCcctcccaattttttttttaaacgtggtatcaaattcaaaatgaacatatattttccatgaaatagtcaaatttgtcattttcaacatttgatatgttgtctgtatcCTTTTGGCAACTAATTTTACAAAACATTCCAACtatttctgatttggggttgtagagtaatagtaggctacacacatctCCACAGAACAGATGATCTGTAAAGGCCTCAGTATATGGGGCACTGTGTCATTCATGTCATGCacatcaggggccgtattcacaaagaattttaaggctaaaagtag from Alosa sapidissima isolate fAloSap1 chromosome 3, fAloSap1.pri, whole genome shotgun sequence carries:
- the LOC121706117 gene encoding uncharacterized protein LOC121706117, giving the protein MILSTQVTQLKFPGSRINKWDLMESEQKVRKDLEQTLGHYISDTFVYIYTLRQFCDTADKWCLQRETEVDTMTDIKDRADQIDAKFEDVKKSKEKAKAFKKYLWSGLTAMTADSRRQELEKELGAVLKDTLEGLEKLQRFLEAVEKLAVTSLFVFTDGRYLPKGVNAVDVHSVIFAARMAAPLLVHFKRDDAAFFLPSLNNVDVLAFQLEKYIHISQQLCERIRERLKNKFYTGDGNRKSNDEFHLHVDTSEVSIQMMLNHVDQLNYIRRNQDIRLTFLFHEAALTFIGLFCQRHDRMRQFLCDLTASADQLDRMKLGASISSVAGSSVGVAGGALSIAGLALAPMTAGVSLILTMTGVGLGVASGVNSLATGITGMVVNSKHSKQANGIFQSFMEDVQSILDCVEHVASHTGPIVEPGKAEILLGTGRVVAKVFGLGKGIDALVDGASALKVIGSKQVATGATKVGLKEVKSTKNFQNLAAEASDLGQLAKGTPLALSSSARSGFMALNSLFIGLDIFFIYKDGTSLARGNRSKVAQLIRSRTALWRSELDSWEKMHDSLCRGIWRFRRSWRILETPFYPKQLS